In Bactrocera neohumeralis isolate Rockhampton unplaced genomic scaffold, APGP_CSIRO_Bneo_wtdbg2-racon-allhic-juicebox.fasta_v2 ctg5935, whole genome shotgun sequence, a single window of DNA contains:
- the LOC126767395 gene encoding uncharacterized protein LOC126767395, which produces MVSYYDMLEIPEDASMDDIKRAYRRLALKYHPDKAGPGSEAKFKEINTAYQILSDPEKKAIYDKYGEAGLTAVDNPVANYAIPALGALMVGMIVYVLLLICVIMVIIFLAFLAAYVDGHLNSWNYVKVFSPLFVLDVFIGLAALLMLPIVFCMLHRLDLGCFLLCCLCLVLLDILIPICKDKNEKRAAEGRTDFLKWRVWLIPGYFFCLFLLIGVVTATLPIRRRRWKAKAFGLYHLARYLPIGFVLCMIEVAAVVVFFALVACRADEIITTNWFVCIGLPIFVCGGLFLIDSFLRLLLGNIVFRPTNEATSSKEAVTRLRPCARQATPTATLPKNTGGNENAGSGAENHFTPESVNGRRAAGHQPRRRCRSETHTENPETDRNSNHDGSGSGSFAAAADDDENAGPRNKNGTHGPETSTCHARGRILRETIMLILLVGLVFATIAMVCVRLNHYFNTRTYDGVPPSPRRLFPCTSLLASSFSFSSRC; this is translated from the coding sequence ATGGTGAGCTACTACGATATGCTGGAAATCCCCGAGGACGCGAGCATGGACGACATCAAGCGCGCCTACCGCAGACTAGCCCTTAAGTACCACCCAGACAAAGCGGGTCCAGGAAGCGAGGCGAAGTTCAAGGAAATCAACACCGCCTACCAGATCCTCTCAGATCCAGAGAAGAAGGCCATCTACGACAAGTACGGCGAAGCGGGTTTGACCGCAGTCGACAATCCGGTGGCAAATTATGCCATCCCTGCACTGGGTGCACTGATGGTGGGCATGATCGTCTACGTCCTGCTCCTTATTTGTGTGATCATGGTGATCATCTTCCTCGCCTTTTTGGCTGCCTACGTGGACGGCCACCTCAATTCGTGGAACTACGTAAAAGTCTTCTCGCCGCTCTTTGTCTTGGACGTTTTCATTGGTCTCGCCGCGTTGCTCATGTTGCCCATCGTCTTTTGCATGCTGCACCGCCTCGACCTAGGCTGCTTCCTCCTGTGCTGTCTGTGTCTTGTCCTCTTGGACATCCTCATCCCCATCTGCAAGGACAAAAATGAGAAACGTGCCGCCGAGGGTCGCACCGACTTCCTCAAGTGGCGCGTGTGGCTCATCCCAGGATACTTCTTCTGCCTGTTCCTACTCATTGGAGTCGTGACCGCGACGCTGCCGATTCGGCGGCGTCGCTGGAAGGCAAAGGCATTTGGTCTCTACCACCTCGCGCGCTACCTGCCGATCGGCTTCGTGCTCTGCATGATTGAGGTGGCTGCTGTAGTGGTGTTTTTCGCCCTTGTGGCCTGTCGTGCAGATGAAATCATCACGACGAATTGGTTTGTCTGCATCGGTCTTCCCATCTTTGTCTGTGGTGGCCTTTTCCTCATTGACAGCTTCCTGCGCCTGCTGCTGGGCAACATCGTGTTCCGGCCAACAAATGAGGCGACCAGCAGCAAAGAGGCAGTGACGCGACTGAGGCCCTGCGCACGCCAAGCGACGCCCACGGCCACACTCCCGAAGAACACCGGCGGCAACGAGAATGCGGGGAGCGGTGCGGAGAATCATTTCACACCGGAGTCAGTGAACGGCCGCCGCGCTGCGGGGCACCAACCCCGGCGGCGCTGCCGCAGCGAGACGCACACAGAAAATCCGGAAACCGATAGAAACTCGAATcacgacggcagcggcagcggttCTTTCGCCGCTGCCGCCGATGACGATGAGAACGCCGGCCCGCGCAACAAGAACGGCACGCACGGTCCGGAGACCTCCACCTGCCACGCCCGCGGCCGCATCCTGCGCGAGACGATCATGCTCATCCTTCTCGTCGGACTCGTGTTCGCGACGATTGCCATGGTGTGTGTGCgtttaaatcattacttcaaCACCCGCACATACGACGGCGTCCCACCCTCGCCAAGGCGCTTGTTCCCCTGTACATCCTTGTTGGCCTCTTCCTTCTCCTTCTCATCGCGATGCTAG